Part of the Leptolyngbya sp. BL0902 genome, GACCTCTCCGACGCCTACGACGCTGGCAAGGTCAACACGATTCCCGAAGTAGTGGCCTTCATCAAAGCGGGCCTGGTTGCCGCCGCCAGTAACCCGATTACCTACAGCGTCAACATCAACGGCCAAACCTACGACCTCATGCCCAAATCGGCAGGGCTCACCTTTTTGATGGATGTGGCGGTGCCCTACGTGGAGGCCGTCTTTTTCCGGGGTGCGCCGTTTTTGGGCACGGTCTCCTACAACGCCCAGGCCAACCAAATCCCCGCCGAACAGGGCCAATTCCAGTACGGTGCCCTCTACGCCGACCCCATCCCCGTGGGCGGTGCGGGCATTCCCCCGACGCTGCTGATGCAGGATATGCGCCACTTTCTGCCGGATTATTTGACCGAGTTCTACCTCGCCAGCGGTCGCGGCCTGGATGATGTGCGGGTGAAGATTTGCCAAAGCTTCCAAAAATCCATGTTTTGCGTCACCAGTGCCTCGTTGCAAGGCTTGCTGCCCCACGCCGCCGACACCACGAACCCCCAAGAGCAGGTCGCCAACCGGGATTTTCTCGCCGCCTGGATGGATCGGCTGATGACCTCCCGTTTGGATGTGGTGCAGCTTTAGAGCCACTACCGGGGACGATTGGCAGCGATTGACTAGGGGAAAGGGCAACCACTTTAGACCGCCACTATTCTGTAGCCTTGGGCGAGTCAATTGGGGGCGGAGGGATAATGACCCGAAAATCGGCATCCACCACACCCTCATCATCGAGATCGGGAGAATTAGGCTCTTCGTCCTCGTAGGCGTCCCCATAGTTATCTTCGCCATAGTCAGGGTCATAGCCGCTGTCGTCGCGATCCCCATAGATATCATCGGGGGGAGCATAGATGCGGTCAGTCTGGCCGGATTCGGCCTGTTCGCGATAGCTGTAGGAGTAAATTGATCCGTCTCGATAGACCTGGGTGGGCGGCTTCGGGGCTTCGTAGGCCCTGGCAGGGTGAGGTTCCGATCCGTAGGAGTCGGGGGCAGGCTGACCGTCGATGTCGTCCCAGCCTTCGGTGATCTCCTCCAGGCTTTCCTCCACGGGGCTAACACCAGAGGAACGGTAGGATCGGGGATCAACGTCATCCCAGTCGTCGGTGATTTCCCGCAACGATTCCTGCACCCGTGGGTCTGGGCCATCGTCTGGGCGGCGACCCAACCAGCTCAGGGGAGATCGGAAAGTGCCTGGGGATGGAGAGGGATGGGGAGATCGCGGCGGTGCTCCCGCTGGAGGTCGCTGGGGTGCAGGTTCGGGGCGACGGTGATCGTCCCAACTGCTCCACTGGGTGGGAGATTCCAGATCCGTCCAATCGCGCCAAGAACCATCGGCTGGAACGGATCGGGCGGCGGCATCAGCGGAAGATTGCACCTCTTGGCGACGGTCAACATCGCTAGGACGAGAAGGCTCGTTGGGATTGGCAGGCTCGTAGAAGGGTTGGGGCTCGTACTTGTAGCGATGGCGCGAGGATTTACCTCGAGTAGGTGGCCCCACGATGGCATTCATGGCTAGGGTGGTCAACCCGCCGAGAAGAATGGCCAGCACTAGCCAAAGGCCCACGGGCAGGGCCAAGGTGCGCCCCCCCAGGAACACCAGAGGCAAGCTAAGAGACAAATTTTGCAGGCCCAGGAGCAGCAGCGTGCCCAGCGCCAGTAGTCCCACAACCCAACGTGTTGTTGCCATGGCCTCAATCCTCTCGGTCAACGGCTTTGCCTATCCTATCGTGCTGGGCGACTTGCCTGAATGCGAACCCCAAACCCCGGTTTGTGAGATCAGTAGCTCACAAACCTGCTCTTTTGTCGTAAGCTCACCCTCACCCTAAATCCCTCTCCCATGTTGGGAGAGGGACTTTGAACAAGGCTCTGGCTCCCCTCTCCCGTCCTGGGAGAGGGGCTGGGGGTGAGGGCGACAAGACTTTGCGATCTACTGAGCTTAAGCAGCCCATGGTTGCTGGAGCAGTCGGTGAAAAACCGGGGTTCTCCCGAACATCAGGAATCTTCTGGCGGTGCAATCTCATGGGGCAGATGGCCCTGCCAGCGGTTGAGGGGTACGCAGTCGATATCGAGCTGGTCTAAGGCGCGGGCGATAACAAAATCCACCAAATCCTCGATGCTTTGGGGATGGTGATACCAGGCGGGAATGGCAGGCACAATGCGGGCTCCAGCTTCCGCCAAGGTCGTCAAATTCCGCAGATGAATGAGGCTGAAGGGGGTCTCGCGGGGCACAATCACCAGTTTGCGGCCCTCCTTGAGCTGCACATCGGCGGCACGTTCCAGCAGGTCGGAGCTCATGCCCGCCGCCAGCCGTGCCACGGTGCTCATGCTGCACGGAATCACCACCATGCCCGCCGCCCGAAAGGATCCGCTAGCGATGGAGGCCCCTACGTCGCCCCAGGGATGGCAGCGCAGGGTACCTGCGGCCTCAACGCCAGCCTGCTGTCGCCAAAATTGGGCCTGTCGTTCGGGGTCGAGGGGCATGGGGATACCTTC contains:
- a CDS encoding CO2 hydration protein — encoded protein: MTHTLPKPASVHPLEPFIDRLLSADALLPHSDTNVLEVVGILKSYGVVLDAYSKNLIYIADHQFLVLFPFFKYFNGEVSFGKLLKHWWHDRINFEYAEYCMKAMLWHGGGKMDEYLDSEEFLALCRTATTAKTKSNPLVRSINAVFPDFLTEQVRQLAYYSALGQFWRVMSDLFIDLSDAYDAGKVNTIPEVVAFIKAGLVAAASNPITYSVNINGQTYDLMPKSAGLTFLMDVAVPYVEAVFFRGAPFLGTVSYNAQANQIPAEQGQFQYGALYADPIPVGGAGIPPTLLMQDMRHFLPDYLTEFYLASGRGLDDVRVKICQSFQKSMFCVTSASLQGLLPHAADTTNPQEQVANRDFLAAWMDRLMTSRLDVVQL
- a CDS encoding flavin prenyltransferase UbiX: MQSMPQPPARPLIVGITGASGLIYAVRTLKHVLTAGGTVDVVASKACQMVWQAEEGIPMPLDPERQAQFWRQQAGVEAAGTLRCHPWGDVGASIASGSFRAAGMVVIPCSMSTVARLAAGMSSDLLERAADVQLKEGRKLVIVPRETPFSLIHLRNLTTLAEAGARIVPAIPAWYHHPQSIEDLVDFVIARALDQLDIDCVPLNRWQGHLPHEIAPPEDS